TGAAAATAAATAACACTCTTACAATCAAAAGGTTTATTCCGAAAAAATCAGCAATCCCAGCACATACACCAAATAACACTTTTCCCTTTGAAGATTTCATTAATCGATTCAACATAATCCCCTCCTAATTTTCCGACCTACTACGACTACGTTCCAAGCCCTAAATAAGTTTCAAAAAGCCAACTGCGGTTAGTTGGCTTTCATTTATCTTCTTCAACAATCATTTTAAGTTTCTCCAATTTATCATCCCAATACTGTTCATAGAATTCTAACCACTGCTTTAGTGTTTGCAACGGCTTTGCTTCTAATCGATACAACTTTTCTCTGCCTGCTTTTTGTGAACTGACCAACCCTGCTGATTCAAGTATGCCCAGGTGTTTTGTGACCGCAGTTCGGCTCATCGTAAAATGACTGCTTAATGATGCAATCGACAATTGACCTTCAGCTAGTAGTTCGAGTAGTTTACGCCGCGTCGGATCTGCGATTGCTTGAAAAACATCGTATTTTTGTGGTTCTTCCGACATTTATTCCTCAACTACTGTTTTCAGTTTTTGAACGAGACCATCCCATCCACCGGACATACGTGCGCGAACTTCTGAATGTGATTGACCGAATTCGGTTTCTTTGTATTCATCCCAACCTGCATGGATGAGTGTTACTTCCGTTTGTTCAGCTGCTACTTCTATTAATTCAAACGTGATGAGCCATTGGTCTCCCCATTCGAAGGATAAACGGTTTGGTTCGTTTACTTCTGTCACTTTGCATGCAGAATTCCCCCAAGGGCCAGCTTGCAAAATAAATTCTTTTCCTTCTATTGGCTCCATATCGTTGGGCATAAACCATGCACCGATCCCTTCGGCTGTGGCGACATAATTCCAAACTTTTTCGATAGGCGCGTTGATCACTATTTTCTTTACTACTTCGGCGAATTGTTCGTTGTTATTAGTGGACATATTATTTCCTCCCTAGAAATCAAATGAAACCTTTTGGTTGTACATCAACTATATACAACCAAGTGGTTTCATGTCAACTATTATTCACGTTTGCCAAACGCCAACAACAATTAGTGTTCATCAATCAAAAAAGAGTGCTCAGCCATCCAGACTGAGCACTCCCGTTATTACTTCGAAACAAATGTTGTAAAGTCAGCTAATAGTCTTGCGCCATAACCTGTTGCAGACTTTGCATAATAGCCGGATGCTTTACTTTTATCCATGACGCCAGCCATATCGACGTGCAGCCATTTGCTTTCTTTCGGCACGAAGCGGCGAAGGAATAGACCCGCTGTAATTGAACCTGCCACACTTAGTGAACTGATGTTGTTCATGTCCGCGTAGTCGCTATCTAGCGAGTTGTCATATGCTTCAACTAATGGCATTGGCCAGATGAAATCACCGTTTTTGTCGCCGATTTTTTTGATCTCAGCTGATAGTTCCTCGTCTCCGAAGACACCGCCTAATTCAGTTCCGAGTGCATTCACAACTGCGCCTGTCAGTGTTGCGATGTTTACGATATACTCCGCATTTAATTCGCCTGCGCGAATCAATGCATCCGCTAAAATCAGACGGCCTTCTGCGTCGGTGTTTCCTACTTGAACTGTCAAACCGTTTTTGTATGTGATTACTTCGCCCGGAAGAACAGAAGTATTATCCGGCATGTTTTCAACCATTGGTATTAAGACAACGACGTTCGCTTTCGCTTTTGATTTTGCGAGCAATGTCATCGCGCCCGCAACTGCTGCCGCGCCGCCCATGTCCATGCGCATATCGCTTAAGTCTTTGCCGCTCTTCAAGCTGATGCCGCCTGTATCAAAAGTGACGCCTTTTCCGACCAATGCAACGAGTGGCTTCGATTCGTCTCCTTTATAAACAAGTTCGACGAATGCCGGTTTATATGTACTTCCGCGACCGACTGTCAGTACACCGTTCATTTCCATTTCCTCGAGTTTTTCTTTATCCAGCACATTGACTTCAACTTCTGTGCCTTCAAATTGTTTTTTCAATACTTCCGGAAATGTCTCTGGATTCAAGACATTTGATACTTCATTCATAAGATCGCGTGAGAAAGCGGTTGCTTCTGCGCGAATTTCTCCTGTAGTAACGGCTGATTGTACTTGTCCGTCCCCTTCAACTTCTAGCGCAGTACGGAATGGCGTAACGCTTGGTTTATACGTAACAAACTGATAAGCACCGAGATTCCAACCTTCGACAAAAGCGGTAAGAACATCTTCTTTATCTAATTCTGCAAAGCCTCCTGTAATTTCCTCGGCTGCTGCGAATGCTGTTTCTACTTTACGGCTAGCTAAGTCACGTGCAATATTTCCAGCAGTCGCACGAACCTTTTCCAAACTTACCGGTGTTTTTTCGTCATTTTTTACGACCACATAATGTTCATCTTTTAGCAAAACGGAACAATGTCCAGCTGGACTGTTTTTCACGAAATTCTTTACTGTTTCATTTTCAGCAATTGCTGAGTTGCTTTCGAAAATAACTTTGACTTCGTTCGACATTAATAAATTCCCCCATAATTCGTGTTGACAAATTCTGTCTGAAAATTGCCTACACTTATTATAACACTAGCAGACGGTTTCATCTATCGAGTTAGGGTATAAAATTAAAAAAACTGCCTAATTAGATAACGGGTTCTCTTGAGAGGTGCAAAACGTTAAGCAATGTAGTTTGTTAAAGGATAAAGAAGTATCTTTCATAAAATCAAATACACTTCATTTTAAATACATCAATTTTTTCATATTTATCATCAGAAACAGTTTCAACATAAGTCCATCCTCTATTTCTATAATAATCAGACGTATCTTCTGTTCTTAAATAAAGCTCATGAAACCCCAATTCTTTGGCTATATCTATTGTTTTGGCTACTAACTCTTGCCCTATACCTCTACTGCGAAACTCAGGCTTCGTGTATAGAGATGCAAGCCAAGGTTTATACATATCTCTTACCTTTAAATCGTTTTCAAATATTGATACAGTTCCTAAACATTCCCCGTATTCTAACGCTACGAGTGTTATCGGAAATGTATTGTCTTTAGTATTTGAAAAGTGTTGAACAACATCTTCAAATTTCATACCACCTCCCGTTTTTACTACAAATTCCTTATAAATCATTTCAGAAACTTCTTCTATCTTATCGGGATGGTTTAATAAAAAATCAATATCCATTCTAATCCCCCTACTCTTATGTATATTTCATTATTATGTTGAATTGGCCTTGTTCAAATAACCTGCCCCGTACGTTAGTTCAATAATAAATATTTCCTTTATTCTATTATACCGCCAACACTTACAAATTCCCATACAAGTTAAAACCTTCTGTCACTTTAAAGTGTGAGCATCATATCCGATTTTGAATTGGAAGGTTTTTTATCATTTCGTCAACAACGAACTTTCGTTGTTTTATCAAACAAAAAAGCACTGCGAATCGCAGTGCCAATTGATGGTCTAATATCATGTTATTTGCTTGTTTGCACCTCTGAAGAGAACCCGTTACTAATTAGACAGTTTTTCAACCTATTTTCTTTTCGTCAATCTTCCCAATAAAAATGCACCTGCGGCAAGACCAATCATTGTGTTCGTTTTTTTCGTAAAGACTTGCTTCACAATGAGATTTAAGTTTTGTGGTCTTTCTGCAAGACGTCTCATGAAGTACCCGTACCAGTCAATTCCAAAAGGTACATATACGCAGAAGTTATAGCCTTCTTGTGCCAACTCCTGTTGCAAGTCCGTTCTAAATCCATAAAGCATTTGGAATTCAAATTTGTCATTTGAAATATTATTATCTTTAACAAATTGTTTTACATGATTAATGACGTGATGATCATGCGTTGCAATAGAAGTAAACTTTCCATTTAATAAATGCCATTCGATTAACTCGATATAGTTCTCATCGATCACTGCTTTTTCTTGGTAAGCTAGTTCTGCAGGCTCTTTATAAGCGCCTTTTACAATTCGTAAACGGAAGTCTTTATACTTTTCAATATCTTCTTTTGCCCTGAAGAAATAGGCTTGAATAACTGTTCCAACATTATTAAAATCCTTTGATAATGTATCTAAAATATCAAAAGAGGGTTGTAGGCGATCGTGATCTTCCATGTCAAAGTTCACGAAAATATTGTAGCCATTCGCTTTCTCGACAATCTCTCTTAAGTTTTCATAACAAAAGTTATAATCAATATCAAGCCCTAGTTGTGATGGCTTTAATGAAATATGTGCATCCACGCCGTGCGTATGAATGGCTTCAATTACTTCGAGGATGCTGTCCTTTGCCTCAGTTGCCTCTTCTCTTTCATAGACGAATTCGCCTAAATTATCGACCGTACAAGAAATTCCCTGCGCGTTCAGTTTTTTTATACTTTCAATTGTTTCTTCGACATTTGTCCCCGCGACAACGTTCTGAGCACCCATTTTCAGGCCATACTTTTTAGCAGCGCTGTTCAAAAGTTGGTTTTGGGATAACCCCATAAAGAAATCTCTGACTAAAGCCATTGTCATACCCCTTACTTTATAAGTAATTGTAATTTATTGTTTTTCCTACTCTTAATAATATAGCTTCGAACCAATATTTCAAACCTTTTTGTCGAAATATGTTATTTACTTCATTGGTCATAGGATATACATAAGAATCGAACGTCTTCATTTGAATAGTTATACCAATAATGCGGATCCGTCGAATCAAACATAATTGATTCATTCGGATTAAGCGTATGTATTTTTTCATTGACTTGCACGGTCAGTTGTCCTTCAAGCATATAGATGAATTCTTGTCCCGTATGCGTCATTAAACTTTCTTCGCTTTGACCAGGTTTCATCACGATTAACAAAGGTGAAAAAGCAGGCTGATCCACTCCGCCGCTTAAATCTTGGTAATAAAATTGATTCTCCGATAATCGTGTCGTGAAGGAGTCCATTTGATTCGTATTCTCTTGTTGAAAAAAATAACTTGGGTTGACTCCGAGAGCCAGTGAAATTTTTTTGAGCGATTTCAAAGTTGCTGAAGACTTACCTCTTTCTAGTTGTGATAAAAAACTAATCGAAAGCTCAGTATCCTCAGACAAATTTTTCAGCGTCATCTTGTTTTGCTGTCGTATTTCTTTAATCGCGCTACCCAAGTTTTCTTTTTGCAATAAATTCTCCTCCTAGAAAATAACTGTTGACGGAATATTATAATACCATTATGATGAATTTAGTTCAAATTGAAGTAGCACTTCAATTACTAATTCGTGTTTCAAACAAAGGGGGAAATTATATGGATCAGAAAAAGATGAATCGTGTACTTGTCGCAAGTCTTGTTGGTAGCTCAATCGAATGGTTCGACTACTTTTTGTACGGCACTGTTGCCGCACTAGTATTTAACCAAGTTTTCTTCGTTACAGAAGATCCGGCAATCGGTACGATTCTTGCGTTTGCATCATTCGCATTGGCGTTTTTCATCCGTCCATTTGGGGGAATTATCTTCAGCCATATCGGAGATAGAATTGGACGAAAGAAAACATTGGTACTGACGCTCAGCATTATGGGAATCGCAACATTTGGAATGGGTTTATTACCTACATATCAAGCAATCGGCATTTGGGCGCCGATTCTATTAATCACTTTACGTTTGATCCAAGGATTAGGGATTGGCGGAGAATGGGGCGGTGCATTATTATTAGCCGTTGAATATGCACCAGCAGAAAAACGTGGACTTTATGGTAGTATTCCGCAAATGGGAATTACGATCGGAATGCTTCTTGGAACGATTGCATTGTCAATTATGACGCTACTTCCTGAAGGGTCGTTCATGACTTGGGGATGGCGTGTTCCGTTTATATTAAGTGCGTTATTAGTTGTATTTGGACTTTGGGTGCGTAAAGGAATTGACGAAACACCGTCCTTTAAAAATGTTCAGGAAAAAGGAGAAATACCAAAAATCCCTCTTTTCACGACATTAAAAACACATTGGCGCGAGGTATTGATTGCCATTGGTGCAAAAGTTGTTGAGACAGCACCATTTTATATTTTCAGTACGTTCGTTGTTTCCTATGCAACGACGAACTTAGGATTCTCTCGTACTGCAATATTGAATTCTGTAATGATCGGAACAATTGTCACAACGATTTTAATCCCGGTTATGGGCGCTTTGTCTGACCGTGTCGGAAGAAAACCATTATATGTTTATGGAACAATCGCGATGGCAATTTATGCGTTCCCGTACTTTTGGTTGGTGAATCAAGAATCAGTAGCACTTCTTGTCATTGCAACAGTCCTAGGTCTTGGTATCATTTGGGCGCCGATTACTGCTGTTCTCGGAACCATGTTCTCTGAAATCTTCTCGGCAGAAGTTCGTTATACGGGTATTTCACTCGGCTATCAAATTGGTGCGGCAGTCGCCGGCGGAACAGCACCTTTAGTCGCCGCAACACTGTTGTTAAAATTCAATAATTCTTATATACCTGTTGCGCTGTACATTATTTTCACAGCAGTCATTTCGCTGCTTGCGATTTGGGCGGTTAAAGATCGCCGCGGACAAGAGTTAGATATTTAAGAACAAAAGCGCAAGGCGCCCGTCTAGCCCCGACAGGCATAAGCCAATCAAGCGGCGTGGCGATTTGTGCCGAGGAAGAATGCAACTCAATTCTTCCCAGCTTGATTGGCTTATGACCCGAGGGGCTGGCGCCTGGAGCTAGACGTGAAATTAAAAGATATCTACAGTCAGTAAATTATAGTACGCCAAGCAATTAATCAGAAAAGGATGAACTCAATGCTTTTATTGAATGAAAAAGAAATACAAACAATTTATGGGATGAAAGAAGCTTTACGGGATGTTGAAAAAGTTCTTCATGCGAAAGCGAACGAAAAAGTCGAGAACCCCGTGCGTACTGTTTTGGAGTTTCCAGAACATGAAGCCTCCTCTCTTTACATGCCAAGCTCAGATTTGGTGGATGAAATTGCAACGGTGAAAGTAGTGACGATTTTCCCGAAAAATCCTGCTGTCGGAAAGCCTACAACACAAGGAGTCGT
This genomic window from Sporosarcina sp. Marseille-Q4063 contains:
- a CDS encoding M17 family metallopeptidase; protein product: MSNEVKVIFESNSAIAENETVKNFVKNSPAGHCSVLLKDEHYVVVKNDEKTPVSLEKVRATAGNIARDLASRKVETAFAAAEEITGGFAELDKEDVLTAFVEGWNLGAYQFVTYKPSVTPFRTALEVEGDGQVQSAVTTGEIRAEATAFSRDLMNEVSNVLNPETFPEVLKKQFEGTEVEVNVLDKEKLEEMEMNGVLTVGRGSTYKPAFVELVYKGDESKPLVALVGKGVTFDTGGISLKSGKDLSDMRMDMGGAAAVAGAMTLLAKSKAKANVVVLIPMVENMPDNTSVLPGEVITYKNGLTVQVGNTDAEGRLILADALIRAGELNAEYIVNIATLTGAVVNALGTELGGVFGDEELSAEIKKIGDKNGDFIWPMPLVEAYDNSLDSDYADMNNISSLSVAGSITAGLFLRRFVPKESKWLHVDMAGVMDKSKASGYYAKSATGYGARLLADFTTFVSK
- a CDS encoding helix-turn-helix domain-containing protein produces the protein MQKENLGSAIKEIRQQNKMTLKNLSEDTELSISFLSQLERGKSSATLKSLKKISLALGVNPSYFFQQENTNQMDSFTTRLSENQFYYQDLSGGVDQPAFSPLLIVMKPGQSEESLMTHTGQEFIYMLEGQLTVQVNEKIHTLNPNESIMFDSTDPHYWYNYSNEDVRFLCISYDQ
- a CDS encoding GNAT family N-acetyltransferase, which produces MDIDFLLNHPDKIEEVSEMIYKEFVVKTGGGMKFEDVVQHFSNTKDNTFPITLVALEYGECLGTVSIFENDLKVRDMYKPWLASLYTKPEFRSRGIGQELVAKTIDIAKELGFHELYLRTEDTSDYYRNRGWTYVETVSDDKYEKIDVFKMKCI
- a CDS encoding proline dehydrogenase family protein yields the protein MALVRDFFMGLSQNQLLNSAAKKYGLKMGAQNVVAGTNVEETIESIKKLNAQGISCTVDNLGEFVYEREEATEAKDSILEVIEAIHTHGVDAHISLKPSQLGLDIDYNFCYENLREIVEKANGYNIFVNFDMEDHDRLQPSFDILDTLSKDFNNVGTVIQAYFFRAKEDIEKYKDFRLRIVKGAYKEPAELAYQEKAVIDENYIELIEWHLLNGKFTSIATHDHHVINHVKQFVKDNNISNDKFEFQMLYGFRTDLQQELAQEGYNFCVYVPFGIDWYGYFMRRLAERPQNLNLIVKQVFTKKTNTMIGLAAGAFLLGRLTKRK
- a CDS encoding SRPBCC domain-containing protein, producing MSTNNNEQFAEVVKKIVINAPIEKVWNYVATAEGIGAWFMPNDMEPIEGKEFILQAGPWGNSACKVTEVNEPNRLSFEWGDQWLITFELIEVAAEQTEVTLIHAGWDEYKETEFGQSHSEVRARMSGGWDGLVQKLKTVVEE
- a CDS encoding PspC domain-containing protein, whose protein sequence is MLNRLMKSSKGKVLFGVCAGIADFFGINLLIVRVLFIFIPGSLVVYILLAALLKTDPSLY
- a CDS encoding MFS transporter — its product is MDQKKMNRVLVASLVGSSIEWFDYFLYGTVAALVFNQVFFVTEDPAIGTILAFASFALAFFIRPFGGIIFSHIGDRIGRKKTLVLTLSIMGIATFGMGLLPTYQAIGIWAPILLITLRLIQGLGIGGEWGGALLLAVEYAPAEKRGLYGSIPQMGITIGMLLGTIALSIMTLLPEGSFMTWGWRVPFILSALLVVFGLWVRKGIDETPSFKNVQEKGEIPKIPLFTTLKTHWREVLIAIGAKVVETAPFYIFSTFVVSYATTNLGFSRTAILNSVMIGTIVTTILIPVMGALSDRVGRKPLYVYGTIAMAIYAFPYFWLVNQESVALLVIATVLGLGIIWAPITAVLGTMFSEIFSAEVRYTGISLGYQIGAAVAGGTAPLVAATLLLKFNNSYIPVALYIIFTAVISLLAIWAVKDRRGQELDI
- a CDS encoding helix-turn-helix transcriptional regulator — translated: MSEEPQKYDVFQAIADPTRRKLLELLAEGQLSIASLSSHFTMSRTAVTKHLGILESAGLVSSQKAGREKLYRLEAKPLQTLKQWLEFYEQYWDDKLEKLKMIVEEDK